From one Micromonospora siamensis genomic stretch:
- a CDS encoding SDR family oxidoreductase codes for MDVGLTDRVYVLTGASRGLGFATAEQLVADGARVVLSARAPERVAQAVEALGGPQHAIGLTGDLTDPQTPQRLVAAAREHFGRLDGALISVGGPPRGTAAQVTDEQWRESFETVFLGTVRAARTVAAALTDGGAIGLVLSTSARSPLAGLGISNGLRPGLAGVAKDIADEYGPRGVRVVGLLPGRILTDRNRELFAASGDPERARAAAEAEIPLGRVGEPAEFGKVAAFVLSPAASYLTGLTLPVDGGALRGL; via the coding sequence ATGGATGTCGGACTCACCGACCGGGTGTACGTGCTCACCGGCGCCTCCCGCGGCCTCGGTTTCGCCACCGCCGAGCAGCTGGTCGCCGACGGCGCCCGGGTGGTGCTCTCCGCCCGTGCTCCGGAACGGGTGGCACAGGCGGTGGAGGCGCTCGGCGGCCCGCAGCACGCCATCGGCCTCACCGGCGACCTGACCGACCCGCAGACCCCGCAGCGACTGGTCGCCGCGGCCCGGGAACACTTCGGCCGCCTCGACGGCGCGCTGATCTCGGTGGGCGGACCACCCCGCGGCACCGCCGCGCAGGTCACCGACGAGCAGTGGCGGGAGTCCTTCGAGACCGTCTTCCTGGGCACCGTACGCGCCGCCCGCACCGTCGCCGCCGCGCTCACCGACGGAGGCGCGATCGGGCTGGTGCTCTCCACCTCGGCCCGCAGCCCGCTGGCCGGCCTGGGCATCTCCAACGGCCTGCGCCCCGGCCTGGCCGGGGTGGCCAAGGACATCGCCGACGAGTACGGCCCCCGCGGCGTACGGGTGGTCGGGCTGCTCCCCGGCCGGATCCTGACCGACCGCAACCGGGAGCTCTTCGCCGCCTCCGGCGACCCCGAGCGGGCCCGGGCCGCGGCGGAGGCCGAGATCCCGCTGGGCCGGGTGGGCGAGCCGGCCGAGTTCGGCAAGGTGGCCGCCTTCGTCCTCTCCCCCGCCGCCAGCTACCTGACCGGGCTCACCCTGCCGGTCGACGGCGGCGCGCTCCGCGGCCTGTGA
- a CDS encoding cadmium resistance transporter: MTGLLGSAGGAALVFAATNLDDIVVLTVLFVAARGTGRPRPWHIVAGQYLGIGALVATSVVVAAGLLVVPDPWTGLLGLLPIALGVRALLARRDDDGPPAVVGSLLGVAGVTIANGADNIAVYVPVFRSLRPATGLVFLLVFVALVAVWCAVAALLGGHRRVVRPVGRAGHWLVPAIFVAIGATILVSSGVLPRLAALLG, from the coding sequence GTGACGGGCCTGCTGGGGAGCGCGGGCGGCGCGGCGCTGGTCTTCGCCGCGACGAACCTGGACGACATCGTGGTGCTCACGGTGCTCTTCGTGGCGGCCCGCGGCACCGGCCGCCCCCGACCCTGGCACATCGTCGCCGGGCAGTACCTCGGCATCGGCGCCCTGGTCGCCACCAGCGTGGTGGTCGCCGCGGGGCTGCTGGTGGTCCCGGACCCGTGGACCGGCCTGCTCGGACTGCTGCCGATCGCCCTCGGCGTACGCGCGCTGCTCGCCCGCCGCGACGACGACGGCCCGCCGGCGGTGGTCGGCAGCCTGCTCGGGGTGGCGGGGGTGACCATCGCCAACGGCGCCGACAACATCGCCGTCTACGTGCCGGTGTTCCGCTCCCTGCGGCCGGCGACCGGGCTGGTGTTCCTGCTGGTCTTCGTCGCCCTGGTCGCCGTCTGGTGCGCCGTCGCCGCGCTGCTCGGCGGCCATCGCCGGGTGGTACGCCCGGTCGGCCGCGCCGGCCACTGGCTGGTCCCGGCCATCTTCGTCGCCATCGGTGCGACCATCCTGGTCAGCTCCGGCGTCCTGCCCCGGCTGGCCGCCCTGCTCGGCTGA
- a CDS encoding enoyl-CoA hydratase/isomerase family protein, with protein sequence MTAETTGVRLDCDGPVATVTLCRPDVLNAQTPAMWRAMSDFSRDLPGDVRVVVVRGEGRAFSAGLDLSVAGASGPGSFAELATLPEQECADRIAEFQAGFTWLHRPDVISVAAVQGHAIGAGFQLALACDLRVLAEDARLSMAEVTLGLVPDLAGTKRLAELVGYARALEICATGRRMDAAEADRIGLANLVVPNADLDAAVRDLTAGLLAGNRDAVVEIKALLAGAGGRSHAEQQRAEREAQTRRLRDLAGRGE encoded by the coding sequence GTGACCGCCGAGACGACCGGGGTGCGCCTCGACTGCGACGGGCCGGTCGCGACGGTCACGTTGTGCCGGCCCGACGTGCTCAACGCCCAGACCCCGGCGATGTGGCGCGCGATGAGCGACTTCTCCCGGGACCTGCCGGGCGACGTCCGCGTCGTCGTCGTACGCGGCGAGGGGCGGGCGTTCTCCGCCGGCCTCGACCTTTCGGTGGCCGGCGCCTCCGGCCCGGGCTCCTTCGCCGAGCTCGCCACCCTGCCCGAGCAGGAGTGCGCGGACCGGATCGCCGAGTTCCAGGCCGGCTTCACCTGGCTGCACCGCCCCGACGTGATCTCGGTGGCCGCCGTGCAGGGCCACGCCATCGGGGCCGGCTTCCAGTTGGCCCTCGCCTGTGACCTGCGGGTGCTCGCCGAGGACGCCCGGCTCTCCATGGCGGAGGTGACCCTCGGCCTGGTTCCCGACCTGGCCGGCACGAAGCGCCTGGCGGAGCTGGTCGGCTACGCCCGGGCGCTGGAGATCTGCGCCACCGGCCGCCGGATGGACGCCGCCGAGGCCGACCGGATCGGCCTGGCCAACCTGGTGGTGCCGAACGCCGACCTCGACGCGGCGGTCCGCGACCTCACCGCGGGCCTGCTCGCCGGCAACCGGGACGCGGTCGTCGAGATCAAGGCCCTGCTCGCCGGCGCCGGCGGCCGCTCGCACGCCGAGCAGCAGCGGGCCGAGCGGGAGGCACAGACCCGCCGGCTGCGCGACCTGGCCGGGCGCGGAGAATAG
- a CDS encoding DUF692 domain-containing protein, with protein MTAPAGVGIGWRPEIAGFVTGLPGVRFVEVVAEALTADGPLPDGLAELRGRGVTVVPHGVRLSLGGAEPVDPARVAHLARVATLVDAPLVSEHIAFVRAGGLEAGHLLPLPRSREAVAAVVANVRRARAELPVPIALEPIAALFDWPDDELDEADFLTEILAATDASLLLDVANVYANARNRGDDPLALLDRLPLERIAYVHVAGGAEQGGYYHDTHTDPVPAEVLELVRELCSRRRPPALLLERDGHYPPAAALRAELDALAAASGHPVIT; from the coding sequence GTGACCGCACCGGCGGGCGTGGGCATCGGCTGGCGGCCGGAGATCGCCGGCTTCGTCACCGGGCTGCCCGGGGTGCGGTTCGTCGAGGTGGTGGCCGAGGCGCTGACCGCCGACGGCCCGCTGCCGGACGGTCTCGCCGAGCTGCGCGGGCGGGGCGTCACCGTCGTACCCCACGGGGTACGGCTCTCCCTCGGCGGCGCGGAACCGGTCGACCCGGCTCGCGTCGCCCACCTCGCCCGGGTCGCGACCCTGGTCGACGCGCCCCTGGTCAGCGAGCACATCGCCTTCGTCCGGGCGGGCGGGCTGGAGGCCGGCCACCTGCTGCCGCTGCCCCGCAGCCGGGAGGCCGTGGCGGCGGTGGTGGCGAACGTCCGCCGGGCCCGGGCCGAGCTGCCCGTGCCGATCGCGCTGGAGCCGATCGCCGCGCTCTTCGACTGGCCCGACGACGAGCTGGACGAGGCCGACTTCCTCACCGAGATCCTGGCCGCCACCGACGCCTCGCTGCTGCTCGACGTGGCCAACGTGTACGCCAACGCCCGCAACCGGGGCGACGACCCGCTGGCCCTGCTCGACCGGCTGCCGCTGGAACGGATCGCGTACGTGCACGTGGCGGGCGGCGCCGAGCAGGGCGGCTACTACCACGACACGCACACCGATCCGGTCCCCGCCGAGGTGCTCGAGCTGGTCCGGGAGCTGTGTTCGCGGCGACGGCCGCCGGCGCTGCTGCTGGAGCGCGACGGCCACTACCCGCCCGCGGCGGCGCTGCGCGCCGAGCTGGACGCCCTCGCCGCCGCCTCGGGACACCCGGTGATCACGTGA
- a CDS encoding helix-turn-helix domain-containing protein: MASTGTATSTEKGRRIVGAERQTLAKDLVKRYTAGESIRSLAASTGRSYGFIHRVLTESGVQLRQRGGARRRKKA, encoded by the coding sequence ATGGCCTCCACTGGCACAGCCACCAGCACTGAGAAGGGTCGCCGGATCGTCGGAGCCGAGCGTCAGACGCTCGCCAAGGACCTGGTAAAGCGGTACACCGCGGGGGAGAGCATCCGTTCGCTGGCGGCCTCGACCGGCCGTTCCTACGGGTTCATCCACCGGGTGCTCACCGAGTCCGGGGTGCAGCTGCGGCAGCGCGGCGGCGCCCGGCGCCGCAAGAAGGCGTGA
- the ypfJ gene encoding KPN_02809 family neutral zinc metallopeptidase, producing MELNDRAELDTSQVNDLGGSGGGGRGGGFPIPIPGGGGGRGGIVGIIIAVLVALVGGGFGLNAATNDGGGDPGGEDLNASCSRDNPQRFENVKCRNLLYVNSIQSYWKQEYPKIASGEYQPTDTNYFSGAVNTGCGQADSGVGPFYCPADKQVYIDLSFYNELASRFGADGEFAAPYVLAHEYGHHVQDLLGTNAKAGQGQQSGPESASVRLELQADCYAGTWAKHATESRDKTGQEPLFKSITETDISQAVETAEAIGDDTIQKKSGGQVNPDQFTHGTSAQRKQWFTKGYSTGDPKQCDTFSGSL from the coding sequence ATGGAGCTGAACGACCGAGCGGAATTGGACACCTCCCAGGTCAACGACCTGGGCGGCAGTGGCGGAGGTGGCCGGGGCGGGGGCTTCCCGATCCCGATCCCGGGCGGCGGTGGTGGCCGGGGAGGGATCGTCGGCATCATCATCGCGGTGCTGGTTGCCCTCGTCGGTGGCGGTTTCGGGCTGAACGCCGCCACCAACGACGGCGGCGGCGACCCGGGCGGTGAGGACCTGAACGCGTCCTGCTCGCGCGACAACCCGCAGCGCTTCGAGAACGTCAAGTGCCGCAACCTGCTGTACGTCAACAGCATCCAGTCGTACTGGAAGCAGGAGTACCCCAAGATCGCCAGCGGCGAGTACCAGCCGACCGACACCAACTACTTCTCCGGTGCGGTCAACACCGGCTGCGGTCAGGCCGACTCGGGCGTCGGCCCGTTCTACTGCCCCGCCGACAAGCAGGTCTACATCGACCTGAGCTTCTACAACGAGCTGGCCTCCCGGTTCGGCGCCGACGGCGAGTTCGCCGCGCCCTACGTGCTGGCCCACGAGTACGGCCACCACGTCCAGGACCTGCTCGGCACCAACGCCAAGGCCGGACAGGGCCAGCAGAGCGGTCCGGAGTCCGCCTCGGTGCGCCTGGAGCTGCAGGCCGACTGCTACGCCGGCACCTGGGCGAAGCACGCCACCGAGAGCCGGGACAAGACCGGGCAGGAGCCGCTGTTCAAGTCGATCACCGAGACCGACATCAGCCAGGCGGTCGAGACCGCCGAAGCGATCGGCGACGACACCATCCAGAAGAAGTCCGGCGGCCAGGTCAACCCGGACCAGTTCACCCACGGCACCTCGGCACAGCGCAAGCAGTGGTTCACCAAGGGTTACTCGACCGGTGACCCGAAGCAGTGTGACACCTTCTCCGGCTCGCTGTGA
- the mug gene encoding G/U mismatch-specific DNA glycosylase: MGRHPRPTREELAAAADRTLPDVIAPGLDVLFVGINPGLWSAATGWHFARPGNRFWPALHRGGFTPRQLHPSEQDDLPGYGLGITNMVARASARADELTAAELLAGAELLTDKVRRYGPRWVAVVGVTAYRIGFARPKAGFGPQPEPLGGARLWVLPNPSGLNAHFTPVTLGAAFAELHAATGR, translated from the coding sequence CTGGGGCGCCATCCCCGGCCCACCCGGGAGGAACTGGCCGCCGCGGCCGACCGGACCCTGCCCGACGTCATCGCGCCCGGGCTGGACGTGCTCTTCGTGGGGATCAATCCGGGGCTCTGGTCGGCGGCGACCGGCTGGCACTTCGCCCGGCCGGGCAACCGCTTCTGGCCGGCCCTGCACCGGGGTGGCTTCACACCCCGCCAACTGCACCCCAGTGAGCAGGACGACCTGCCCGGCTACGGGCTGGGCATCACCAACATGGTGGCCCGGGCGAGCGCCAGGGCCGACGAGCTGACCGCGGCCGAACTGCTGGCGGGGGCCGAGCTCCTCACCGACAAGGTGCGGCGGTACGGGCCCCGCTGGGTGGCCGTGGTGGGGGTGACGGCGTACCGGATCGGGTTCGCCCGACCGAAGGCCGGCTTCGGTCCGCAGCCGGAGCCGCTGGGCGGGGCCCGTCTCTGGGTGCTGCCCAACCCGAGCGGCCTGAACGCCCACTTCACCCCGGTGACGTTGGGGGCGGCGTTCGCCGAGCTGCACGCCGCGACGGGCCGCTGA
- a CDS encoding SET domain-containing protein produces the protein MPAVEPPPEPDCWLHPDVAVLPSPIAGRGLFARVPVPAGTVVSRLGGRLVDTGELRAILAAAAADPRRPYVDTIVVRPHLHLVLPPRRPNGYGNHSCDPNLWWVGPYELAARRDIAAGEELTNDYATSTGEPEFRMSCSCGSTLCRGTVTGDDWRLPALRERYGAHWVPALLDRIRSDGG, from the coding sequence GTGCCGGCCGTCGAACCGCCGCCGGAGCCGGACTGCTGGCTGCACCCCGACGTGGCCGTGCTCCCGTCGCCGATCGCCGGGCGCGGCCTGTTCGCCCGCGTTCCCGTCCCGGCCGGCACGGTGGTGTCCCGGCTGGGTGGACGGCTGGTCGACACCGGCGAGCTGCGCGCGATCCTCGCCGCGGCGGCGGCGGACCCGCGCCGGCCGTACGTCGACACGATCGTCGTCCGGCCGCACCTGCACCTGGTGCTGCCGCCCCGCCGGCCCAACGGCTACGGCAACCACAGCTGCGACCCGAACCTCTGGTGGGTCGGGCCGTACGAGCTGGCGGCGCGGCGGGACATCGCCGCCGGGGAGGAGCTGACCAACGACTACGCCACCAGCACGGGCGAACCGGAGTTCCGGATGAGCTGCTCGTGCGGGTCGACGCTGTGCCGCGGGACCGTCACCGGGGACGACTGGCGGCTGCCCGCCCTGCGCGAACGCTACGGCGCGCACTGGGTGCCCGCCCTGCTGGACCGGATCCGGTCGGACGGCGGCTGA
- a CDS encoding ABC transporter ATP-binding protein, translating to MHGGGMAGWSMLRSMRSQDEVSAHQLKRGTAKRIVAFARPYRRDIVVFLVTVVFAAIIGVATPVLAGDVINAINRGGSEAGAVVVRLALIIGALAVVDALFSLAQRWYSARIGEGIILDLRTRVYDHVQRMPLQFFTRTQTGALVSRLNNDVMGAQRAFTSTLSGVVSNVIQLVLTAGVMFTLSWQITTLSLVLLPVFIIPARRVGKRLAEITRESYNLDAKMNATMTERFGVAGALLVKLFGSPEVEAQRFAGRAERVRDIGIQSAMYSRTFFVAMLLVASLAQALTYGLGGWLAVTGAVSAGTVVTLALLLTRLYGPLTALSNVRVDVMSALVSFDRVFEVLDLRPGIEEKPGAVAVPRGNGRVEFRDVRFRYPSAAEVSLASLEEVATLDRTINEPVLKGVSFAVEPGQMVALVGPSGAGKSTLSMLISRIYDVSDGQVLVGGVDVRDATLASLRDEIGVVTQDSHLFHETIRENLRYAKPGATDDEIWAALAGAQVADLVRSLPDGLDTTVGERGYRFSGGEKQRIAIARLLLKAPSIVILDEATAHLDSESEAAVQRALSVALTGRTALVIAHRLSTVRDADQILVLDDGRIVERGRHEELVAVGGLYAELYRTQFAVADSPAPYADAPAPESVITMPLGTYVPEDAMPPATAN from the coding sequence ATGCACGGCGGCGGCATGGCCGGCTGGAGCATGCTCCGGTCGATGCGCAGCCAGGACGAGGTCAGCGCCCACCAGCTCAAGCGCGGCACCGCCAAGCGGATCGTCGCGTTCGCCCGGCCCTACCGCCGGGACATCGTGGTCTTCCTGGTAACCGTCGTCTTCGCCGCCATCATCGGGGTCGCCACCCCGGTCCTCGCCGGTGACGTGATCAACGCGATCAATCGCGGCGGCAGCGAGGCAGGCGCCGTGGTGGTCCGACTCGCGCTGATCATCGGCGCGCTGGCGGTGGTCGACGCCCTCTTCTCGCTGGCCCAGCGGTGGTATTCGGCCCGGATCGGCGAGGGGATCATCCTCGACCTGCGCACCCGGGTCTACGACCACGTCCAGCGCATGCCGCTGCAGTTCTTCACCCGGACCCAGACCGGCGCCCTGGTCAGCCGGCTCAACAACGACGTGATGGGCGCCCAGCGGGCGTTCACCTCCACCCTGTCCGGGGTGGTCAGCAACGTCATCCAGCTGGTCCTCACCGCCGGGGTGATGTTCACCCTCTCCTGGCAGATCACCACGCTGTCACTGGTGCTGCTGCCGGTCTTCATCATTCCGGCCCGGCGGGTCGGCAAGCGGCTGGCCGAGATCACCCGCGAGTCGTACAACCTCGACGCGAAGATGAACGCCACGATGACCGAGCGCTTCGGGGTGGCCGGAGCGTTGCTGGTCAAGCTCTTCGGCTCGCCCGAGGTGGAGGCGCAGCGGTTCGCCGGCCGGGCCGAGCGGGTGCGCGACATCGGCATCCAGTCCGCGATGTACTCCCGCACGTTCTTCGTGGCCATGCTGCTGGTCGCCTCGCTGGCCCAGGCGCTGACCTACGGCCTGGGCGGCTGGCTCGCCGTCACCGGCGCCGTCAGCGCCGGCACCGTGGTCACCCTGGCGCTGCTGCTCACCCGCCTCTACGGCCCGCTCACCGCGCTCTCCAACGTCCGGGTCGACGTGATGAGCGCGCTGGTCTCCTTCGACCGGGTCTTCGAGGTGCTCGACCTGCGCCCCGGCATCGAGGAGAAGCCAGGCGCGGTCGCGGTCCCGCGCGGCAACGGCCGGGTCGAGTTCCGCGACGTCCGGTTCCGCTACCCCAGCGCCGCCGAGGTGTCGCTGGCCTCCCTGGAGGAGGTCGCCACCCTCGACCGCACCATCAACGAGCCGGTGCTCAAGGGCGTCTCGTTCGCCGTCGAGCCCGGGCAGATGGTCGCCCTGGTCGGCCCCTCCGGCGCCGGCAAGTCCACCCTGTCCATGCTGATCTCCCGGATCTACGACGTCAGCGACGGCCAGGTGCTGGTCGGCGGGGTCGACGTCCGGGACGCCACCCTCGCCTCGCTGCGTGACGAGATCGGCGTGGTCACCCAGGACTCGCACCTGTTCCACGAGACCATCCGGGAGAACCTGCGCTACGCGAAGCCCGGTGCCACCGACGACGAGATCTGGGCGGCCCTCGCCGGCGCCCAGGTGGCCGACCTGGTCCGCTCCCTGCCCGACGGGCTGGACACCACCGTCGGCGAGCGCGGCTACCGCTTCTCCGGCGGCGAGAAGCAACGCATCGCCATCGCCCGGCTGCTGCTCAAGGCCCCGTCCATCGTGATCCTGGACGAGGCGACCGCCCACCTGGATTCGGAGAGCGAGGCGGCGGTCCAGCGGGCCCTGTCGGTGGCGCTGACCGGGCGTACCGCCCTGGTGATCGCGCACCGGCTCTCCACCGTCCGGGACGCCGACCAGATCCTGGTCCTCGACGACGGGCGGATCGTCGAGCGGGGCCGGCACGAGGAACTGGTCGCGGTCGGCGGGCTCTACGCCGAGCTGTACCGCACCCAGTTCGCCGTCGCCGACTCGCCGGCCCCGTACGCCGACGCCCCGGCGCCGGAGTCGGTGATCACCATGCCGCTCGGGACGTACGTCCCGGAGGACGCGATGCCTCCGGCCACCGCCAACTGA
- a CDS encoding ABC-F family ATP-binding cassette domain-containing protein — translation MITATGLELRAGSRILLSDTTLRVQPGDRIGLVGRNGAGKTTTLKVLAGEGQPYAGQIDRRSAIGYLPQDPRTGDLEVTGRDRVLSARGLDVLMSQMKELEQKLAEDADEKLVRRYGALEDQFAALGGYAAEAEAARICSNLGLPDRALAQTIGTLSGGQRRRIELARILFRDAGENGGGILLLDEPTNHLDADSITWLRGFLANHKGGLIVISHDGSLLESVVNKVWFLDATRSVVDVYNLGWKAYLEARETDERRRRRERANAEKKAGALMAQADKMRAKATKTVAAQNMARRAEKLISGLEEVRHADKVAKVRFPTPAPCGKTPLTATGLSKSYGSLEIFTDVNVAVDRGSRVAILGLNGAGKTTLLRMLGGLLQPDTGEVHPGHGLRLGYYAQEHETLDVDRTILDHMRSAASDQTDTDLRKILGAFLFSGEDVDKPAGVLSGGEKTRLALATLVCSGANVLLLDEPTNNLDPVSREQVLDAIARYPGAIVLVTHDPGAVLALKPDRAILLPDGDEDAWSDDLLELVELA, via the coding sequence ATGATCACTGCCACCGGCCTGGAGCTGCGCGCCGGTTCCCGGATCCTGCTGTCCGACACCACCCTGCGGGTGCAGCCCGGCGATCGGATCGGCCTGGTCGGCCGCAACGGCGCCGGCAAGACCACCACCCTCAAGGTGCTGGCCGGCGAGGGCCAGCCGTACGCCGGGCAGATCGACCGGCGCAGCGCGATCGGCTACCTGCCGCAGGACCCGCGTACCGGCGACCTGGAGGTCACCGGCCGCGACCGGGTGCTCTCGGCCCGGGGCCTGGACGTGCTGATGTCGCAGATGAAGGAGCTGGAGCAGAAGCTCGCCGAGGACGCCGACGAGAAGCTGGTCCGCCGCTACGGCGCGCTGGAGGACCAGTTCGCCGCGCTCGGCGGGTACGCCGCCGAGGCCGAGGCGGCCCGGATCTGCTCCAACCTCGGCCTGCCCGACCGGGCCCTCGCGCAGACCATCGGCACCCTCTCCGGCGGCCAGCGCCGCCGCATCGAACTGGCCCGGATCCTGTTCCGCGACGCCGGTGAGAACGGCGGCGGCATCCTGCTGCTCGACGAGCCCACCAACCACCTCGACGCCGACTCGATCACCTGGCTGCGCGGCTTCCTGGCCAACCACAAGGGCGGCCTGATCGTGATCTCCCACGACGGCTCGCTGCTGGAGTCGGTGGTCAACAAGGTCTGGTTCCTGGACGCCACCCGCTCGGTGGTCGACGTCTACAACCTGGGCTGGAAGGCGTACCTGGAGGCGCGGGAGACCGACGAGCGCCGCCGCCGCCGGGAGCGGGCCAACGCCGAGAAGAAGGCCGGCGCGCTGATGGCCCAGGCCGACAAGATGCGTGCCAAGGCCACCAAGACCGTCGCCGCGCAGAACATGGCCCGCCGCGCCGAGAAGCTGATCTCCGGCCTGGAGGAGGTCCGCCACGCCGACAAGGTGGCGAAGGTGCGGTTCCCCACCCCCGCCCCGTGCGGTAAGACCCCGCTGACCGCGACCGGCCTGTCCAAGTCGTACGGGTCGCTGGAGATCTTCACCGACGTGAACGTGGCGGTGGACCGCGGCTCCCGGGTGGCCATCCTCGGCCTCAACGGCGCCGGCAAGACCACCCTGCTGCGGATGCTCGGCGGCCTGCTCCAGCCGGACACCGGCGAGGTGCACCCGGGCCACGGCCTGCGCCTGGGCTACTACGCCCAGGAGCACGAGACCCTCGACGTGGACCGGACGATCCTGGACCACATGCGCAGTGCCGCGAGCGACCAGACCGACACCGACCTGCGCAAGATCCTGGGCGCGTTCCTGTTCTCCGGCGAGGACGTGGACAAGCCGGCTGGGGTGCTCTCCGGTGGCGAGAAGACCCGGCTGGCCCTGGCCACCCTGGTCTGCTCCGGCGCCAACGTGCTGCTGCTCGACGAGCCGACGAACAACCTCGACCCGGTCAGCCGGGAGCAGGTGCTCGACGCGATCGCCCGCTATCCGGGGGCGATCGTGCTGGTCACCCACGACCCGGGCGCCGTGCTGGCGCTCAAGCCGGACCGGGCGATCCTGCTCCCCGACGGCGACGAGGACGCCTGGAGCGACGATCTGCTCGAGCTGGTCGAGCTGGCCTGA